A single Xenopus laevis strain J_2021 chromosome 3S, Xenopus_laevis_v10.1, whole genome shotgun sequence DNA region contains:
- the frs2.S gene encoding fibroblast growth factor receptor substrate 2 S homeolog (The RefSeq protein has 2 substitutions compared to this genomic sequence): MGSCCSCPDKETIPDNQQNRFKVINVDDDGNELGSGIMELTENDLILYTRKRDSVRWPYLCLRRYGYDSNLFSFESGRRCQTGQGIFAFKCARAEELFNMLQEIMQNNTISVVEEPVVERNPQTELDVPRTPRTPTTPGFSGSGVPNGYPRYPSVGEASSHPSSRHPSVGSTRLPSVGEESTHPLLVPEDHVHTYVNTSGVQEDQKQRPNVPPAQEVRVSSPEGIHGHGEPPVPERDPQVILEPDGVKFVLGPTPVQRQLIEKKKLETIEQHQDSVNNGESSCPNNTEWDTGYDSDEHRETPSNKMVCENLNGLSSLSSAVQRGRVVPPISTDIQNVNNSAQRRTALINYENLPSLPPVWETRKPSREEDDSLGPKTPSLNGFHSNLDPMHNYVNTENVTVPLSAHKVEFSRRRDCTPTVFNFDIRRPSLEQRQLNYIQVDLEGGSDSDNPQTPKTPTTPLPQTPTRRTELYAVIDIERTAAMSNLQKALPRDDGTSRKTRHNSTDLPM; this comes from the exons ATGGGTAGCTGTTGTAGCTGTCCAGATAAAGAAACTATCCCAGATAACCAACAAAACAGATTTAAG GTTATTAATGTTGATGATGATGGTAATGAGCTTGGCTCTGGCATAATGGAATTGACCGAAAATGATCTCATCTTATACACTCGCAAGCGAGATTCTGTCAGATGGCCTTACCTCTGCTTGCGACGCTATGGATACGATtcaaaccttttttcttttgaaagtGGACGAAGGTGTCAGACTGGACAAG gaatatttgcttttaaatgtgCCCGCGCAGAAGAGCTCTTCAATATGCTTCAAGAGATCATGCAAAATAATAGCATTAGCGTTGTGGAGGAGCCAGTAGTTGAGCGAAATCCCCAGACTGAGTTGGATGTTCCAAGAACCCCTCGCACACCAACCA CCCCTGGATTTAGTGGATCAGGTGTTCCAAATGGATACCCTCGATACCCATCCGTTGGCGAAGCATCCTCACACCCATCAAGCAGGCATCCGTCTGTGGGTAGCACACGCCTTCCATCAGTTGGAGAAGAATCTACACATCCATTACTTGTCCCAGAAGACCAT GTGCATACATATGTTAATACATCTGGAGTACAGGAAGATCAGAAACAGAGGCCAAATGTTCCACCTGCCCAGGAGGTTCGTGTTTCCAGCCCTGAAGGAATCCATGGTCACGGTGAACCTCCTGTTCCTGAGAGAGATCCACAAGTTATTCTCGAGCCTGATGGAGTGAAGTTTGTTTTAGGACCAACACCTGTTCAGAGACAgttaatagagaaaaagaaacTGGAGACACTTGAGCAACACCAAGATAGTGTAAACAATGGTGAAAGCAGTTGTCCAAATAATACAGAGTGGGACACTGGTTATGACAGCGATGAACACAGAGAAACTCCTAGCAATAAAATGGTGTGTGAGAATTTGAATGGATTATCCAGTTTATCATCTGCAGTGCAAAGGGGACGCGTGGTACCACCCATTTCCACAGATATCCAAAATGTAAATAACTCTGCGCAGAGGAGAACTGCCTTAATAAACTATGAAAACTTACCATCccttcctccagtctgggaaacACGGAAGCCCAGCAGGGAGGAAGATGACTCTCTAGGACCAAAGACTCCATCCTTAAACGGTTTTCATAGTAACTTAGACCCAATGCATAATTATGTGAACACTGAAAATGTAACGGTTCCATTGAGTGCTCATAAAGTAGAGTTTTCTAGACGTCGGGACTGCACACCAACAGTCTTCAATTTTGATATAAGGCGCCCAAGTCTGGAACAAAGGCAGCTTAATTACATACAGGTCGATTTGGAAGGTGGCAGTGACTCTGATAATCCCCAGACTCCAAAAACGCCAACCACTCCACTCCCACAAACACCTACGAGGCGTACAGAGCTTTATGCTGTGATAGATATTGAAAGGACTGCTGCCATGTCAAACTTACAAAAAGCACTGCCGCGAGATGATGGTACGTCTAGAAAGACCAGGCATAACAGTACTGACCTACCCATGTGA